In Flagellatimonas centrodinii, a single window of DNA contains:
- a CDS encoding DUF1799 domain-containing protein: MHDDLRAFGIKASAAARAAAEHPMFEVDYANWDAVQVFCGSCTQWRTGMAGATGLDYPAVECVMRMHQVSDTAETLARVQVIEVGVLEVWRKARERERNSSGNHKKTR; this comes from the coding sequence TTGCACGATGACCTGCGGGCATTCGGCATCAAGGCATCGGCCGCTGCCCGCGCGGCGGCCGAGCACCCGATGTTCGAGGTTGATTACGCCAACTGGGATGCGGTGCAGGTCTTCTGCGGCAGCTGCACGCAGTGGCGCACCGGCATGGCCGGTGCGACCGGCCTGGACTACCCCGCCGTCGAGTGCGTGATGCGCATGCACCAGGTCAGTGACACGGCAGAGACGCTGGCCCGCGTGCAGGTGATTGAAGTCGGCGTGCTCGAGGTATGGCGCAAGGCGCGCGAACGCGAACGGAACAGCAGCGGGAATCACAAGAAGACACGATGA
- a CDS encoding DNA adenine methylase, protein MAQPVNPVIPWIGGKRRLVGELLPLFPPHTCYVELFAGGAAVFFAKQPSTSEVLNDVNAELANLYRVLRHHLEEFCRQFKFAITSRQTYLWEQMKVPEALTDVQRAARFYYLQRLSFGGRVDGQTYGTSTTGGPRLNVLRMEADLTEAWSRLADANVESLDWQECLARYDREHTLFYADPPYWETEGYGVDFPMSQYEALASRAASMKGTIIISVNDHPEMRRVFGAFPMKTVGINYTVGGGAGVERTELIIGNWRGGWPRPVAQQTAIDWG, encoded by the coding sequence ATGGCTCAGCCTGTTAACCCCGTCATCCCCTGGATTGGGGGCAAGCGCCGCCTCGTCGGCGAGTTGTTGCCACTATTTCCGCCACACACCTGCTACGTTGAACTCTTTGCGGGCGGCGCAGCGGTATTTTTCGCGAAGCAGCCTTCTACCTCTGAGGTGCTGAACGACGTCAATGCCGAGCTCGCCAATCTCTACAGGGTGCTCCGGCATCACCTTGAGGAGTTCTGCAGACAGTTCAAGTTCGCGATCACCAGCCGTCAAACCTACCTCTGGGAGCAGATGAAGGTGCCGGAGGCCTTGACCGACGTGCAGCGCGCAGCGCGCTTTTACTACCTGCAGCGGCTCAGTTTTGGCGGTCGTGTTGATGGTCAAACCTACGGCACATCGACGACAGGAGGGCCGCGGCTGAACGTGCTGAGGATGGAGGCGGACCTTACTGAGGCATGGTCCAGATTGGCGGATGCCAATGTCGAATCGCTCGACTGGCAAGAATGCCTGGCACGGTATGACCGGGAGCACACCCTGTTCTATGCGGACCCGCCCTACTGGGAAACTGAGGGCTACGGTGTCGACTTCCCAATGAGCCAGTACGAGGCGCTTGCAAGTCGGGCGGCCAGCATGAAGGGCACAATTATCATCAGCGTGAACGACCACCCGGAAATGCGCAGGGTCTTTGGCGCGTTTCCCATGAAGACGGTTGGGATCAACTACACGGTTGGCGGTGGTGCAGGCGTGGAGCGCACGGAGCTGATCATAGGCAATTGGCGTGGGGGGTGGCCCCGGCCCGTAGCGCAGCAGACAGCGATCGACTGGGGGTAG
- a CDS encoding phage tail tape measure protein: MTGNRQFKLELVLAGDNRGGVNAIRGTRQEMKQLGDQGAETRVALANVRGGIDEMTVGARARILGVAAAVGAVGASTAVLLRTAEAAREFRREIAEISTLLSDTSELDEYTQQIRAQAREFGISATKQADALYQIISAGQEGAAAIDTLDASNRLAIGGITDIEVAADGLTSVLNAYGDKVAGATDVSDTLFVGMRTGKTTIDALSQSIGKVAPIAAGLNVPFTELVSAVSAITTGGVKTTEAVTQVRGALVAVLKPTAEAQDLAGQLGLKFDSQALAAKGLAGFLQDVRDKTHGNKDAMATLFGGVEAINAVMALTGNQAKAFERNLDAMAERSGETGAAFSKMAQEAEFAADRMQAAIQDKFLDAGDQANIALAPAYLAVADNIDLIAEAAVNTGIVLASVMGARLTAEIAKTAAATGRVVLARQQELAVNQAAAASFARMTQARVVDLQQTLRVVAVSRQEAQGSLAVANARVAEAEATMAATRATGAQAAASGMLARAEQQLAAAIAQRTAATNSLAVLGRQQAGLQTQLAVATKATAAAQAQGAAAATQLALGSRLAATAMGGLRAATALVGGPIGAAVLGLTGLVLWLTRSKDAADRFELDEAVRSITELADEAERLKRGGPIISEQDQESLSATHAEIQRIAGAMGQLAELRDEYARQGNGGAAASVQGEMDRLAERIAFLSAELRRYQEASASGAAATEAQADAMGGLSDEAKEAAERVAKYRESLDAQNALIARQLELMDGTRDSQAALRIATMEANGATDQQIALSEQRRAQLEARQQQEKDLADAIKASATEREAALATFETQIAALDQALAEGMDPAEYQARADQLRAVYWDAIRGDAKGTADEVSEARKEIDAFLNADGFSSAAATMREALGTVSDPLFGMLDGFETLTNVSKASGKAMAAAYKEAAGDADKLREFQDDINNRTMRESLGAYGQMAGAASGFFDENSKGYRTLQALSTAFHAAELAMTIQTLVPKGVAAILNQGGGDPYSAIPRMAAMAAIVGGLGVAVSFAGGSGGGGGGEAQPTFNPRGRVLGDPDAMSESIANSVELTAIATEQLVGINSDMLKSLRGLESSIGNVGTLIVRNQLDYGVTPGGRSDELNAILASGPMGALAVAQQRVTQQIDSLFEDIGLDFIGDIVGGIGDLFLKGLSELGNAVFGGEQSIRGQGVQILADSFGDMLDNLQAGTWTNVRTSGGVFSGSSYDIKEGALPAEIERQFALVVRGIGEAVSSTADLLGVAQAEVQAAFDSLEIDLIRIDFQNKSGEEINEALSETFSAMFDDVAQAVVPYIETFQDIGEGLGETLTRLATTAQIARSTLGDLGVDLDAIPDSLRVYIDGFLPNTGDALIPNVRTRSDGEIMAGVFDRLTDQAGGLKAFASNMGNLLDTVLTEGEAFDRLERQLGSALETVTMSLPDSREGLADLVSGINLFTDAGVEQLTVISQLSEGLDDYYQTLARREADRAEFSDDLRDEIEALTLTADELAAVRLDRELEAWRSKAEDLGFDANIIDPLEDLKRAAAEAGGAVADLSAERDAFNLRFSDLNARQGLDGEALDLYDWEQRRARDIAEAERLEADINAVEAWYSEDRLRIVQAAAEAALAIEESRARATAEIQAETERLHLTGLEAELFDLDQQFARRRDQLADNAEALLALDEQYAVRRQQIEQAAADETIAAAEAAAEAERELAAARAQAVTDIRAEIARSGLTGVDAELFDLDAEFARRRQANADNAEALLALDELYAIERNAIVQAAADEAIAAAEAAAEAERELATARAQAAEDIRAEITRSGLTGVNADLFDLDAEFARRRQANADNAEALLALDELYAIERNAIVQAANAETIAAAEAAAEAERELAEARAQAVTDIRAEIARSGLTGVDAELFDLDAEFARRRQANADNAEALLALDELYAIERNAIIQGANDEAIAAAEAAAEAERELAAARAQAVADIRAEITRSGLTGIDADLFDLDAEFARRRQANADNAEALLALDELYAIERNAIIQGANDEAIAAAEAAAEAERELAAARAQAVADIRAEITRSGLTGIDADLFDLDAEFARRRQANADNAEALLALDELYAIRRQQILSAANESALEAEAQRVNDAADILRGAYRRQADDLQALVDEYANISAELQGYRGTLFSGAAARLTPEQAYAQTAARVESLDALASVGDIDAQRQLQGAIDAWLEASSEYNATGAAYFADRDRAAAILDRAIGAADIERDIAQEQLDAITEQVGALIDLTEAVVTLEDAIASYQQIAAGGSAEPAAFATTGPVVTVSGPVPLPEATSPASASAAGAGGDSAAVAELREQNRQLRAMVGLLSAGFADVRERGETTSNDVADIRRRVRQMVQA; encoded by the coding sequence ATGACCGGGAACCGTCAATTCAAACTGGAGCTTGTCCTCGCCGGCGATAACCGGGGTGGCGTCAACGCTATCCGCGGCACGCGCCAGGAGATGAAGCAGCTCGGCGACCAGGGCGCGGAAACGCGCGTTGCGCTCGCGAACGTTCGCGGCGGGATCGATGAGATGACGGTAGGCGCCCGGGCTCGCATCCTGGGTGTTGCGGCGGCGGTTGGCGCCGTGGGGGCCAGCACCGCCGTACTGCTGCGAACGGCAGAAGCCGCCCGGGAATTCAGGCGGGAAATTGCCGAGATCAGCACGCTGCTGTCCGACACGAGCGAGCTGGACGAGTATACCCAGCAGATCCGTGCACAGGCGCGCGAGTTCGGTATCTCGGCAACGAAGCAGGCGGACGCGCTGTACCAGATCATCAGCGCCGGGCAGGAGGGCGCCGCCGCGATCGACACGCTGGACGCCTCGAATCGGCTCGCGATCGGCGGCATAACCGACATCGAGGTCGCGGCCGACGGTCTGACCAGCGTGCTCAACGCCTACGGCGACAAGGTTGCGGGCGCGACTGATGTGTCGGACACCCTGTTCGTCGGCATGCGCACCGGCAAGACCACGATTGATGCTTTGAGCCAGAGCATCGGCAAGGTCGCACCGATCGCGGCCGGGCTGAACGTGCCGTTTACCGAATTGGTCTCTGCGGTATCGGCCATCACCACCGGAGGCGTCAAGACCACCGAGGCCGTAACGCAAGTGCGCGGCGCGCTGGTGGCGGTGCTCAAGCCCACCGCCGAGGCGCAGGATCTCGCCGGCCAGCTCGGCCTGAAATTCGACAGCCAGGCCCTGGCTGCCAAGGGGCTGGCCGGCTTTCTGCAGGATGTGCGCGACAAGACGCACGGCAACAAGGATGCGATGGCGACCCTGTTTGGCGGGGTGGAGGCCATCAATGCCGTGATGGCGCTCACCGGCAATCAGGCCAAGGCGTTCGAGCGAAACCTCGACGCAATGGCGGAGCGCAGCGGTGAAACGGGCGCCGCGTTTTCCAAGATGGCGCAGGAGGCTGAGTTCGCAGCTGATCGCATGCAGGCGGCGATTCAAGACAAGTTCCTCGACGCCGGCGACCAGGCCAATATTGCCCTGGCGCCGGCGTATCTGGCTGTAGCTGACAACATCGACCTGATCGCCGAGGCGGCAGTCAATACCGGCATTGTGTTGGCATCGGTGATGGGCGCCCGACTGACGGCCGAGATCGCCAAGACGGCCGCCGCTACCGGCCGGGTTGTGCTCGCGCGACAGCAGGAGCTGGCCGTCAACCAGGCGGCGGCCGCATCGTTTGCGCGCATGACGCAAGCGCGTGTGGTGGATCTGCAGCAAACGCTGCGGGTGGTCGCGGTGTCTCGGCAAGAGGCGCAGGGCAGTCTCGCGGTCGCAAATGCGCGTGTCGCCGAGGCTGAGGCGACCATGGCAGCGACCCGGGCGACCGGTGCTCAGGCCGCAGCAAGTGGGATGCTGGCGCGTGCCGAGCAGCAGCTCGCGGCTGCGATTGCGCAGCGCACGGCAGCCACCAATTCGCTGGCGGTACTCGGGCGCCAGCAGGCAGGGTTGCAGACGCAGCTCGCGGTCGCCACCAAGGCAACGGCGGCCGCGCAGGCGCAGGGCGCTGCGGCTGCCACTCAACTCGCCCTGGGCAGCCGCCTGGCGGCCACAGCTATGGGCGGCCTTCGGGCGGCAACTGCGCTGGTGGGCGGCCCGATCGGCGCTGCAGTGTTGGGGCTGACCGGGCTGGTGCTGTGGCTGACCCGGTCAAAGGATGCCGCCGACCGGTTCGAGCTGGACGAGGCCGTGCGGTCTATCACCGAACTGGCGGATGAGGCCGAACGCCTCAAGCGCGGTGGGCCGATCATCTCGGAACAAGATCAAGAATCGCTCAGCGCCACGCACGCGGAGATTCAGCGCATTGCCGGCGCCATGGGGCAGCTCGCCGAGCTGCGTGACGAGTACGCCCGGCAGGGTAACGGTGGCGCAGCGGCCTCGGTGCAGGGCGAGATGGATCGACTAGCCGAGCGCATTGCATTTCTGAGCGCCGAGCTGCGGCGGTACCAGGAAGCCTCTGCATCTGGCGCCGCGGCCACAGAAGCGCAGGCTGACGCGATGGGCGGGCTGAGCGATGAAGCCAAAGAGGCCGCTGAGCGTGTCGCGAAGTACCGCGAATCACTGGACGCACAGAATGCTCTGATTGCCCGCCAGCTGGAACTGATGGATGGCACGCGCGACTCCCAGGCAGCGTTGCGGATCGCAACGATGGAGGCCAACGGCGCCACCGATCAACAGATCGCGTTGAGCGAGCAGCGGCGCGCGCAGCTGGAGGCGCGCCAGCAGCAGGAAAAAGATCTCGCGGATGCGATCAAGGCGAGCGCCACAGAGCGTGAAGCTGCGCTGGCGACCTTTGAAACGCAGATTGCAGCGCTCGATCAGGCGCTAGCGGAAGGGATGGACCCGGCGGAGTACCAGGCTCGCGCCGACCAGCTTCGGGCCGTGTACTGGGATGCCATCCGAGGCGATGCGAAGGGCACCGCCGACGAAGTTTCCGAGGCGCGCAAGGAGATTGACGCCTTCCTCAATGCCGACGGATTCTCCAGCGCCGCGGCAACGATGCGCGAGGCGCTGGGTACGGTCAGCGACCCTCTGTTCGGCATGCTCGATGGCTTCGAGACGCTGACAAACGTCAGCAAGGCCAGCGGCAAGGCCATGGCCGCGGCGTACAAGGAGGCGGCGGGAGACGCCGACAAGCTGCGCGAGTTCCAGGACGACATCAACAACCGGACGATGCGCGAGAGCCTTGGGGCATACGGCCAGATGGCCGGCGCCGCCAGCGGCTTTTTTGACGAGAACTCGAAGGGCTACAGGACGCTGCAGGCGCTCAGCACGGCATTTCATGCCGCCGAGCTGGCAATGACGATTCAGACCCTGGTGCCCAAGGGGGTTGCCGCGATCCTGAACCAGGGCGGCGGTGATCCCTACAGCGCCATCCCGCGCATGGCGGCCATGGCTGCGATTGTTGGCGGCCTCGGCGTCGCCGTCAGTTTCGCCGGCGGAAGTGGCGGCGGCGGTGGCGGCGAAGCCCAGCCCACATTCAACCCGCGCGGCCGTGTCCTGGGCGACCCCGATGCCATGAGCGAAAGCATCGCCAACAGTGTGGAACTGACGGCGATCGCAACCGAGCAGCTGGTGGGCATCAACAGCGACATGCTCAAGAGCCTGCGCGGGCTGGAGTCGAGCATCGGTAATGTGGGCACGCTGATCGTGCGCAACCAGTTGGACTACGGGGTAACGCCTGGCGGCCGAAGTGATGAGTTGAACGCGATCCTCGCCAGCGGCCCGATGGGCGCGTTGGCCGTGGCGCAGCAGCGCGTGACGCAGCAGATCGACAGCCTGTTCGAAGATATCGGTCTCGATTTCATAGGCGACATTGTGGGCGGCATTGGCGACCTGTTCCTGAAAGGATTGTCCGAGCTGGGCAACGCGGTGTTCGGGGGTGAGCAGAGCATTCGCGGGCAGGGGGTGCAGATCCTCGCCGACTCGTTCGGCGACATGCTCGACAACCTGCAGGCAGGCACGTGGACCAACGTGCGCACCTCCGGCGGAGTTTTCAGCGGCAGCAGCTATGACATCAAGGAGGGCGCGCTGCCGGCCGAGATCGAGCGCCAGTTCGCGCTGGTGGTGCGGGGCATCGGCGAGGCAGTCAGCAGCACTGCAGATCTGCTGGGGGTTGCGCAGGCCGAGGTGCAGGCTGCATTCGACTCGCTGGAGATCGACCTCATTCGAATCGATTTCCAGAACAAGTCGGGCGAGGAGATCAACGAGGCGCTGTCCGAAACGTTCTCGGCCATGTTCGACGATGTGGCGCAGGCGGTTGTGCCCTACATCGAGACCTTCCAGGACATCGGCGAGGGGCTCGGCGAAACGCTGACGCGGCTGGCGACCACGGCGCAGATTGCGCGGTCGACGCTGGGTGATCTCGGCGTGGACCTCGATGCCATCCCCGACTCCCTGCGGGTGTATATCGACGGCTTCCTGCCGAATACGGGGGATGCATTGATCCCGAACGTGCGGACGCGATCGGACGGCGAGATCATGGCCGGCGTCTTCGACAGGCTCACGGACCAAGCGGGCGGGCTCAAGGCCTTCGCCAGCAACATGGGCAATCTGCTCGACACCGTGCTCACCGAGGGCGAGGCATTTGACCGGCTGGAGCGGCAGCTTGGCAGCGCACTCGAAACGGTCACCATGTCGCTGCCTGATAGCCGTGAGGGGCTGGCCGATCTGGTATCCGGCATCAACCTGTTTACCGATGCGGGGGTCGAGCAGCTGACGGTGATCAGCCAGCTGAGCGAAGGGCTGGACGATTACTACCAGACGCTTGCGCGGCGCGAGGCCGACCGCGCCGAGTTCAGCGACGACCTGCGGGACGAGATCGAGGCGTTGACGCTCACCGCCGATGAGCTGGCCGCGGTGCGGCTGGATCGCGAGCTGGAGGCGTGGCGCAGTAAGGCCGAGGATCTCGGGTTCGACGCCAACATCATCGACCCGCTGGAAGATCTGAAGCGCGCAGCCGCCGAGGCCGGCGGTGCCGTTGCCGACCTGTCGGCCGAACGCGATGCGTTCAACCTGCGCTTCAGCGATCTCAATGCCCGCCAGGGGCTGGACGGTGAGGCGCTGGATCTCTATGACTGGGAGCAGCGCCGAGCCCGCGACATTGCAGAAGCCGAGCGGCTGGAGGCCGACATCAATGCTGTGGAGGCCTGGTACTCCGAGGACCGCCTGCGCATCGTGCAGGCCGCGGCCGAAGCAGCGCTGGCGATCGAGGAAAGCCGCGCCCGGGCAACTGCGGAGATCCAGGCCGAAACCGAACGACTGCATCTGACGGGCCTTGAGGCCGAGCTGTTTGACCTGGACCAGCAGTTTGCCCGCCGCCGCGATCAGCTGGCCGACAACGCCGAGGCGCTCCTCGCATTGGATGAGCAGTATGCCGTGCGTCGGCAGCAGATCGAACAGGCCGCGGCTGACGAAACCATCGCCGCCGCCGAGGCGGCGGCGGAGGCAGAGCGCGAACTGGCGGCGGCCCGTGCCCAGGCGGTGACGGACATCCGCGCCGAGATCGCCCGGTCCGGGCTCACCGGCGTTGATGCCGAGCTGTTCGACCTGGACGCTGAATTCGCCCGGCGCCGCCAGGCCAACGCCGACAACGCCGAGGCTCTGCTGGCGCTGGATGAGCTGTACGCGATCGAGCGCAACGCGATCGTTCAGGCGGCAGCGGATGAGGCCATCGCTGCGGCAGAGGCGGCTGCCGAGGCTGAACGCGAATTGGCGACTGCGCGTGCCCAGGCGGCCGAGGACATCCGCGCCGAGATCACCCGGTCCGGTCTCACTGGCGTTAATGCCGACCTGTTCGACCTCGACGCCGAGTTCGCCCGCCGGCGGCAGGCCAACGCCGACAACGCCGAGGCGCTGCTGGCCCTGGATGAGCTGTACGCGATCGAGCGCAACGCAATCGTTCAGGCCGCCAATGCCGAGACCATCGCCGCCGCAGAAGCCGCCGCTGAAGCCGAGCGCGAGCTGGCGGAGGCTCGCGCCCAGGCGGTGACCGATATCCGCGCCGAGATCGCCCGGTCCGGTCTCACCGGCGTTGATGCCGAGCTGTTCGACCTGGACGCTGAATTCGCCCGGCGCCGCCAGGCCAACGCCGACAACGCCGAGGCGCTGCTGGCGCTGGATGAGCTGTACGCGATCGAGCGCAACGCGATCATCCAGGGCGCCAACGATGAAGCGATCGCCGCAGCCGAAGCGGCTGCCGAAGCCGAACGCGAACTGGCGGCGGCCCGCGCTCAGGCAGTCGCGGACATCCGTGCCGAGATCACCCGGTCCGGCCTTACCGGCATCGATGCCGACCTGTTCGACCTGGATGCCGAGTTCGCCCGTCGGCGGCAGGCCAACGCCGACAACGCCGAGGCGCTGCTGGCGCTGGATGAGCTGTACGCGATCGAGCGCAACGCGATCATCCAGGGCGCCAACGATGAAGCGATCGCCGCCGCCGAGGCAGCGGCGGAAGCAGAGCGCGAACTGGCGGCGGCCCGCGCTCAGGCAGTCGCGGACATCCGTGCCGAGATCACCCGGTCCGGCCTTACCGGCATCGATGCCGACCTGTTCGACCTGGATGCCGAGTTCGCCCGTCGGCGGCAGGCCAACGCCGACAACGCCGAGGCGCTGCTGGCGCTGGATGAGCTGTACGCGATCCGTCGCCAGCAAATCCTCAGCGCTGCGAACGAAAGTGCGCTTGAAGCTGAGGCGCAGCGCGTAAACGATGCGGCCGACATCCTGCGCGGGGCCTACCGCCGGCAGGCAGACGACCTGCAGGCGCTGGTCGACGAGTACGCCAACATCAGCGCCGAGCTGCAGGGATACCGCGGCACCCTGTTCTCGGGCGCAGCTGCACGGCTCACGCCCGAGCAGGCGTACGCGCAAACGGCGGCCCGCGTCGAGAGCCTGGATGCGCTGGCGTCTGTTGGCGATATCGACGCGCAGCGCCAGCTGCAGGGTGCGATCGATGCCTGGCTGGAGGCCAGCAGCGAATACAACGCCACCGGCGCAGCCTATTTCGCCGACCGCGACCGCGCCGCCGCGATACTCGACCGCGCGATCGGCGCCGCCGACATCGAGCGCGACATCGCGCAGGAGCAGCTCGATGCCATCACCGAGCAGGTTGGGGCGCTGATCGACCTGACCGAGGCTGTCGTCACGCTCGAAGACGCCATCGCCAGCTACCAGCAGATCGCCGCCGGCGGCAGCGCAGAGCCGGCAGCGTTTGCCACCACCGGCCCGGTGGTCACCGTGTCCGGGCCAGTGCCGCTGCCTGAAGCCACCTCGCCTGCCTCAGCCAGCGCCGCCGGCGCCGGCGGCGACAGCGCGGCCGTGGCCGAGCTGCGCGAGCAGAACCGGCAGCTACGCGCCATGGTTGGCCTGCTGAGCGCCGGCTTTGCCGACGTGCGCGAGCGCGGCGAAACCACCAGCAATGACGTGGCTGACATTCGCCGCCGCGTCCGCCAGATGGTGCAGGCATGA
- a CDS encoding SOS response-associated peptidase, which produces MADSSAGDTLDTMCANYEAAAAEILRKRGYAVHVLPASEPREVYPGQIAPVITSQDPRAVQYGCFGLMPHWAKPNLFRSTYNARSETVSAKPSFRAAWRAGNLAVIPVAAIYEPCYESGRAVRWRIGRADHRPFGLAGIWDRRLDDPGDAAWSFSLLTIDATGHSLMSRFHGPEDEKRSIVVLDDDDWDTWLMAKSDSDRRALLRPMDPEVMTATPSPRPPRAADRSRKTDLTI; this is translated from the coding sequence TTGGCGGATTCCAGTGCCGGCGATACCCTCGACACAATGTGTGCGAACTACGAAGCGGCGGCAGCCGAGATCCTGCGCAAACGTGGCTATGCGGTGCATGTTCTTCCGGCCTCGGAGCCGCGCGAGGTCTACCCCGGCCAGATCGCGCCCGTGATCACCAGCCAAGATCCACGTGCGGTCCAGTACGGATGCTTCGGCCTGATGCCGCACTGGGCCAAGCCCAATCTGTTCCGGTCCACCTACAACGCCCGGAGCGAAACCGTCAGCGCCAAGCCGTCATTTCGCGCGGCCTGGCGTGCAGGGAACCTTGCTGTCATCCCTGTGGCGGCGATCTACGAGCCCTGCTACGAGAGCGGGCGGGCCGTGCGCTGGCGGATCGGCAGGGCGGACCACCGGCCGTTCGGCCTCGCCGGCATTTGGGATCGGCGCTTGGACGACCCGGGGGATGCAGCCTGGTCGTTCTCCCTATTGACGATCGATGCAACCGGCCACTCGCTGATGTCCCGCTTCCACGGGCCGGAGGATGAAAAGCGGTCCATTGTCGTATTGGATGACGACGATTGGGACACCTGGCTCATGGCCAAATCAGATTCTGATCGGCGAGCGCTGCTGAGACCCATGGACCCTGAAGTGATGACGGCGACCCCGAGCCCGCGGCCGCCAAGGGCCGCTGATCGTTCCCGGAAAACCGACCTAACTATCTGA
- a CDS encoding DUF4376 domain-containing protein → MQPRAGRAIGAVDATGARIGDTYADGQFAPVLLPLAEQQDALRAANSTRHTAAEAAGVPYAFPDGAGTAQTRDTRDLLNINGIASMAAALIAAGETGAVMPFRDAEDVTHMLTPQQAYDFSQAVGVRITALYQIKWQIRQQIDALPDAETAAAFDLDATWGAALQQL, encoded by the coding sequence ATGCAGCCCCGAGCGGGCCGCGCCATCGGCGCTGTTGACGCCACCGGAGCGCGCATCGGCGATACGTATGCCGACGGGCAATTCGCGCCCGTGCTGCTGCCCCTGGCAGAGCAGCAGGACGCGCTGCGCGCCGCCAACAGCACCCGCCATACCGCAGCCGAGGCCGCCGGCGTGCCCTACGCCTTCCCGGACGGCGCCGGCACGGCACAAACACGCGATACCCGTGACTTGCTCAACATCAACGGCATCGCATCAATGGCCGCAGCGCTGATCGCCGCCGGCGAGACCGGGGCCGTAATGCCGTTCCGTGACGCCGAGGATGTCACGCACATGCTGACGCCCCAGCAGGCGTACGACTTTAGCCAGGCCGTCGGCGTGCGCATCACTGCGTTGTATCAGATCAAGTGGCAGATCCGGCAGCAGATCGACGCGCTGCCGGATGCCGAGACAGCCGCGGCATTCGACCTCGACGCCACCTGGGGCGCGGCACTGCAGCAGCTATAA
- a CDS encoding heme ABC transporter ATP-binding protein translates to MSLRAEQVSWRRGATPRLQNVSLTIRPGVLHVVLGPNGAGKSSLLSVLAGDQPPDRGNACLDGRPLPLWDRTALARRRAVLMQGEQLRFGFRVEEVVGLGRLPCPPLPVGQTAALIADALTATGAGHLAGRRYTTLSGGERQRVQLARVLAQVWPPSQPAADAPRYLLLDEPTSALDLAHQHDCLALLQGQARAGYGVMAVLHDPNLALAYADEVTVLCCGEVMDQGTPAAVLTPGCLRKVFGVDATPVSAADGSTRLLIGRRSPV, encoded by the coding sequence ATGAGCCTGCGCGCCGAACAGGTGAGCTGGCGCCGGGGCGCCACCCCGCGGCTCCAGAACGTCAGCCTGACGATACGCCCCGGCGTCCTGCATGTGGTGCTGGGGCCCAACGGCGCCGGCAAGTCGAGCCTGCTGAGCGTGCTGGCGGGCGACCAGCCCCCGGACCGCGGCAATGCCTGTCTCGACGGTCGGCCGCTGCCGCTGTGGGACCGCACCGCACTGGCGCGACGTCGGGCGGTGTTGATGCAGGGGGAACAACTGCGCTTCGGCTTCCGGGTTGAAGAGGTGGTCGGCCTGGGCCGACTGCCCTGCCCGCCGTTGCCGGTGGGACAGACCGCCGCACTGATCGCCGATGCCCTGACGGCCACCGGCGCCGGTCATCTGGCGGGACGTCGCTACACCACCCTCAGCGGCGGCGAGCGCCAGCGGGTGCAGTTGGCGCGGGTGTTGGCACAGGTGTGGCCGCCGTCACAGCCAGCCGCGGACGCCCCGCGCTATCTGTTGCTGGACGAGCCGACCAGTGCGCTCGATCTCGCCCATCAACATGACTGCCTGGCGCTGCTGCAGGGGCAGGCGCGCGCGGGCTATGGCGTGATGGCGGTGTTGCACGACCCCAACCTGGCCTTGGCCTATGCCGATGAGGTGACGGTGCTGTGCTGTGGCGAGGTGATGGACCAGGGGACACCGGCGGCGGTGCTGACACCCGGGTGTCTGCGCAAGGTCTTCGGTGTCGACGCCACGCCGGTGTCGGCGGCGGACGGCAGCACCCGGCTGTTGATCGGGCGACGTTCACCGGTGTGA